A part of Lampris incognitus isolate fLamInc1 chromosome 21, fLamInc1.hap2, whole genome shotgun sequence genomic DNA contains:
- the LOC130131494 gene encoding putative claudin-24, whose amino-acid sequence MDPSICMLELLGVLFSVGAWLCSLATTMMSTWLTLSTDLLPTESYELGLWETCVVQDLGILECRPYDSLLGLPPDIKLARVLMCVTVATGLLGLLLAIPGMYVVNSCDSRLEDKRVKRVLKMFAGALCLATGILGLIPVSYIAHLTVVRFFDESVPDMVPRWEFGDALFCGWTAGFLHLVAGFLLLVSCLCLQEDSCNISIPTPLVMGHPTDSSQRTRCEYV is encoded by the coding sequence ATGGATCCAAGCATCTGTATGCTGGAGCTGCTGGGGGTCCTTTTCTCTGTGGGGGCCTGGCTCTGCTCCCTGGCCACCACCATGATGTCCACGTGGCTCACCCTGTCCACAGACCTCCTCCCCACTGAGAGCTATGAGCTGGGGCTGTGGGAGACCTGCGTGGTCCAGGACCTTGGCATTCTGGAGTGCCGACCCTACGACAGCCTCCTCGGCCTTCCCCCGGACATCAAGCTGGCACGGGTTCTCATGTGCGTGACGGTCGCCACCGGGCTCCTCGGGCTCCTCCTGGCCATCCCCGGGATGTATGTGGTCAACAGCTGCGACAGCCGTCTGGAGGACAAGAGGGTGAAGAGGGTGCTGAAGATGTTCGCGGGGGCGCTCTGTCTCGCCACGGGCATTTTGGGCCTCATTCCCGTGTCCTACATCGCCCACCTGACAGTGGTAAGATTCTTCGACGAGAGCGTCCCAGACATGGTGCCGCGCTGGGAGTTCGGAGACGCCCTTTTCTGCGGTTGGACGGCGGGCTTCCTGCACCTGGTGGCCGGTTTCCTACTGCTGGTCTCCTGTCTGTGTCTGCAGGAGGACAGCTGCAATATCTCCATTCCCACACCGCTGGTCATGGGTCACCCCACCGACTCCTCTCAGCGGACAAGATGCGAATACGTCTGA